A section of the Peptoanaerobacter stomatis genome encodes:
- a CDS encoding ECF transporter S component, with protein MTNSKSIKSLVIYGLCIALVCVMTMVVQIPVPMTQGYVHLGDSCILLIAIFFGKKYGAAAGGLGSALADILSGYAHWALFTLIIKALMGFVAGSLSNYRYSKSKFMSVNTTIASLVTIAVMVIGYLIGGTILKGSLAVALTSVPSNAVQGVMGMVLFFAIGKAFDKVHINNYIHKFQN; from the coding sequence ATGACTAACAGTAAAAGCATTAAAAGTTTGGTTATATATGGATTGTGTATAGCACTTGTTTGTGTTATGACCATGGTGGTACAAATACCTGTGCCTATGACGCAAGGATATGTACATCTTGGTGATAGTTGTATACTTTTGATAGCAATATTTTTTGGAAAAAAATATGGTGCAGCTGCCGGAGGTTTGGGTTCTGCTCTTGCAGATATACTTTCAGGATATGCACATTGGGCATTGTTTACATTGATAATTAAAGCACTCATGGGATTTGTAGCCGGTTCATTATCAAATTACAGATATTCAAAATCAAAATTTATGTCTGTAAATACAACAATAGCTTCACTTGTTACGATAGCTGTTATGGTAATAGGATATTTAATAGGTGGGACTATATTGAAAGGAAGTCTTGCTGTAGCTCTTACTTCAGTTCCGTCAAATGCTGTACAAGGTGTGATGGGAATGGTATTATTTTTTGCTATTGGAAAAGCATTTGACAAGGTGCACATAAACAATTATATACACAAATTTCAAAATTAG
- a CDS encoding tripartite tricarboxylate transporter permease — protein MSIILILQAFLAAFLGGIIYSIIGIIPGTDETATMAPVTLVLVLLKLPPVVLFSWTIGIIVAMQITHTVPTSMAALPGSTMAVPMVYYSSLAKRLGIPHISMRKMAAGSLLGSIVALPVSIICAFILAPLGGKISPYMGAIFTIGAILIAYMSNAKWAAVIFLIPYSFLIQGFQRLAVESVGKNLFISIFMGITIGPMISELFNVLIPSMRYRQRRDKPSEIWLAPDSKEKMNFYPNPLKLLSKKQKKAILVTSTIGTAGFTLSPVGMTVLLGELISGKTKELYEKITTTVSVQDAVSNATYIGGLIIPLLAFGLPLSPVALGPAAPLFNAPPVFTIDPVNNLHNYLEVWHYIVYGAIGIIGGTLVAYPISIKKARSWTEKMFKNISHEALIGAFLGLIFMLAYYEAGIIGIVIALCIGLFGGIMHNIFEIHTGVQFMAYYASAFIVNQLLAIAKI, from the coding sequence ATGAGTATTATATTAATATTGCAAGCCTTTTTGGCAGCTTTTTTAGGGGGAATAATTTATTCTATAATAGGAATAATACCAGGGACTGATGAAACGGCAACAATGGCACCTGTAACATTGGTTTTAGTTTTATTAAAATTACCGCCTGTTGTATTATTTTCGTGGACAATAGGTATAATAGTTGCTATGCAAATAACACATACAGTTCCTACATCTATGGCTGCTCTCCCAGGTTCAACAATGGCAGTACCTATGGTATATTACTCTTCACTTGCAAAGAGACTTGGGATACCGCATATATCAATGAGAAAAATGGCAGCAGGTTCATTATTAGGTTCTATAGTGGCACTTCCTGTTTCAATTATATGTGCATTTATACTTGCTCCTCTTGGAGGAAAGATAAGTCCTTATATGGGAGCAATATTTACTATAGGAGCGATATTGATTGCATATATGTCTAATGCAAAATGGGCAGCAGTAATCTTTCTAATTCCTTATTCATTTTTGATTCAGGGATTTCAAAGATTAGCAGTAGAGTCAGTGGGAAAAAACTTATTTATATCAATATTTATGGGTATTACAATAGGTCCTATGATTTCTGAGCTGTTTAATGTACTAATTCCATCAATGAGGTACAGACAAAGAAGAGATAAGCCATCTGAAATATGGTTGGCACCAGATTCAAAAGAAAAAATGAATTTTTATCCTAATCCGTTAAAACTATTAAGTAAAAAGCAAAAGAAAGCGATTTTAGTTACATCTACAATAGGAACGGCAGGATTTACGCTTTCTCCGGTAGGAATGACAGTTTTACTCGGTGAACTTATAAGTGGAAAAACAAAAGAACTTTATGAAAAAATTACTACAACTGTAAGTGTTCAGGATGCGGTTAGTAATGCAACTTATATAGGAGGATTAATAATTCCTTTACTTGCATTCGGTCTTCCTTTGAGTCCTGTCGCACTTGGACCTGCAGCACCATTATTCAATGCTCCACCTGTATTCACAATAGATCCAGTAAACAACCTCCATAATTATCTTGAAGTATGGCATTATATAGTCTATGGAGCGATAGGCATAATTGGCGGGACTTTAGTGGCATACCCTATATCTATAAAGAAAGCAAGATCATGGACAGAAAAAATGTTTAAAAATATAAGTCATGAAGCATTAATAGGTGCATTTTTAGGTCTTATATTTATGCTTGCTTATTATGAAGCAGGAATAATTGGAATAGTAATTGCACTTTGTATAGGGCTTTTTGGAGGAATAATGCACAATATTTTTGAAATACATACTGGTGTTCAGTTTATGGCTTATTATGCTTCAGCCTTCATAGTAAATCAGCTATTAGCAATAGCAAAAATATGA
- a CDS encoding hydroxymethylglutaryl-CoA reductase, degradative — protein sequence MKNSTYSGFYKLSVEERLKEVAEFANLEDKHIKTIQNPEVLDIEKADNMIENVIGRFTLPLGVALNFMINGKDYIIPMVTEEASVVAAASNAAKLARDSGGFYTNNTGSIMIAQVQVTDILDVDYTRIIIYEHKDEILKICNERDPILVKYGGGAKDIDVRIINSKDEDFIVVHLKVNTLDAMGANAVNSMAEAVAPFIEKITGGKVYLRILSNLAVERLFRSRTKVKKEALGGEEVVDKIISAYKFANADPFRATTHNKGIMNGISAVVLATGNDTRAIESGAHSYAAISGKYKSLTTWQKDKDGDLVGTIEIPLAVGLVGGATKIHPVAQAAIKILGVKTAGELGDIIASVGLAQNLAAIKALATEGIQRGHMSLHAKNIAVTAGAKGEELDRIVKKMIEDKNINLDYAKSLLNK from the coding sequence ATGAAAAATAGTACATATTCAGGGTTTTATAAATTATCTGTAGAAGAAAGACTAAAAGAAGTGGCAGAATTTGCAAATTTAGAAGATAAACATATAAAAACTATACAAAATCCGGAAGTTTTGGATATAGAAAAAGCTGATAATATGATAGAAAACGTTATCGGACGATTCACACTACCACTTGGTGTAGCTCTTAACTTTATGATAAATGGTAAAGATTATATAATTCCAATGGTTACAGAGGAAGCATCAGTAGTTGCAGCTGCAAGTAATGCGGCAAAATTGGCAAGAGATAGTGGAGGGTTTTATACAAACAATACAGGTTCAATAATGATTGCACAGGTTCAAGTTACAGATATTTTAGATGTAGATTATACAAGAATAATAATATATGAACATAAGGATGAAATTTTGAAAATATGTAATGAAAGAGATCCCATATTAGTAAAATATGGTGGTGGAGCAAAGGATATAGATGTAAGAATTATAAATTCTAAAGATGAAGATTTTATTGTTGTCCATCTAAAGGTAAATACATTAGATGCTATGGGTGCAAATGCAGTAAATTCTATGGCAGAAGCTGTTGCACCGTTTATAGAAAAAATAACAGGTGGAAAAGTATATCTGAGGATATTGTCAAATTTGGCTGTTGAAAGATTATTCAGATCAAGAACAAAAGTAAAAAAAGAAGCACTTGGCGGTGAAGAAGTTGTAGATAAAATAATATCTGCTTATAAATTTGCAAATGCAGATCCATTTAGGGCTACTACACATAATAAAGGGATAATGAATGGGATATCTGCTGTAGTATTAGCTACAGGAAATGATACACGTGCAATAGAGTCAGGGGCACATTCTTATGCTGCAATATCAGGAAAATATAAATCTTTAACTACTTGGCAAAAAGATAAAGATGGAGATCTTGTTGGAACAATTGAAATACCACTTGCAGTTGGACTTGTAGGAGGAGCAACTAAAATACATCCGGTAGCTCAAGCAGCTATAAAAATATTAGGAGTAAAAACAGCAGGAGAATTAGGAGATATAATAGCCTCAGTTGGTCTTGCACAAAACTTGGCAGCTATAAAAGCGTTGGCTACTGAAGGAATACAAAGAGGGCATATGTCATTACATGCAAAAAATATTGCAGTGACTGCAGGAGCAAAAGGTGAAGAACTTGATAGGATAGTAAAAAAGATGATAGAGGATAAAAATATCAATTTAGATTATGCAAAATCTCTATTGAACAAATAG
- a CDS encoding acyclic terpene utilization AtuA family protein has translation MNEGKVIRIGGGQGFWGDSPDAAIDMVKNGNLNYMACDYLAELTMSILQKQKNKDPKAGFAKDFINLFEMIGKEAFEKKVKIISNAGGVNVEEAVKQIEYVSKKNYMKDFKIGYVLGDDLKDELLGLMEEGYEFINSDNGRKLEEIKDSILNANVYFGREPIIECLEEGADIVVTGRAADSALFLSPLMHEFKWSNDDYDNIARGIIVGHLLECGGQASGGNFDYAWRDVPDMDNLGFPIAEVTKNKTFITKTSTTGGLITEQSLKEQLLYEIHDPANYITPDIVADISKVSLKEIEKNKVEIKNIKGKTPPEKLKLSIGYHAGYKVETFLNFVWPDAYEKAKFASEIIMKKMKRKNLKYDDIRIDFIGLNALLLDVANMDEDLVKNMNEVVMRIAIRTQTKDEAKKLIPEISPLQLNGPQGASFFGGRSRIQDVIGLWPTLIPRDMVKLSSNVLEVK, from the coding sequence GTGAATGAAGGTAAGGTTATAAGAATAGGTGGAGGGCAAGGATTTTGGGGCGACAGTCCTGATGCTGCAATAGACATGGTAAAAAATGGAAATCTTAATTATATGGCTTGTGATTATTTAGCAGAACTAACTATGTCTATATTGCAAAAGCAAAAAAATAAAGATCCGAAAGCAGGGTTTGCAAAAGATTTTATAAATCTTTTTGAGATGATTGGTAAAGAGGCATTTGAAAAAAAGGTAAAAATTATTTCAAATGCAGGTGGCGTAAATGTAGAAGAAGCAGTCAAACAGATAGAATATGTTTCTAAAAAAAATTATATGAAAGATTTTAAAATAGGATATGTTTTAGGAGATGATTTAAAAGATGAACTTTTAGGGCTTATGGAGGAAGGCTATGAATTTATAAATTCAGACAACGGAAGGAAATTAGAAGAAATAAAAGATTCTATACTAAATGCAAACGTTTATTTTGGCAGAGAGCCTATAATTGAGTGCTTAGAAGAAGGAGCAGATATAGTAGTAACAGGCAGAGCAGCAGATTCGGCACTTTTTCTATCTCCATTGATGCACGAATTTAAGTGGAGCAACGATGATTATGATAACATAGCAAGAGGTATTATTGTAGGTCATTTGCTTGAATGCGGGGGACAAGCATCAGGTGGAAATTTTGATTATGCTTGGCGTGATGTACCTGATATGGATAATTTAGGTTTTCCTATTGCAGAAGTCACAAAAAATAAAACGTTTATAACAAAAACTTCTACAACAGGAGGTTTGATAACGGAGCAAAGCTTAAAAGAACAACTGTTGTATGAGATACATGATCCGGCAAATTATATAACTCCAGATATTGTTGCAGATATAAGCAAAGTTTCTTTAAAAGAAATAGAAAAAAACAAAGTGGAAATAAAAAATATTAAAGGAAAAACTCCACCGGAAAAATTGAAATTATCAATAGGTTATCATGCCGGATATAAAGTTGAAACTTTTCTAAATTTTGTTTGGCCGGATGCTTATGAAAAAGCAAAATTTGCTTCAGAAATAATAATGAAAAAAATGAAAAGAAAGAACTTAAAATATGATGACATACGAATAGATTTTATAGGTCTTAATGCGCTGCTTTTAGATGTTGCAAACATGGATGAAGATTTAGTTAAGAATATGAATGAAGTAGTAATGAGAATTGCTATAAGAACTCAGACAAAGGATGAAGCAAAAAAACTTATTCCTGAAATTTCTCCTTTACAATTAAATGGTCCACAAGGGGCAAGTTTTTTTGGAGGCAGATCACGAATTCAGGATGTGATAGGTCTTTGGCCTACGTTAATTCCGCGAGATATGGTAAAACTTTCATCAAATGTTTTGGAGGTTAAATAA
- a CDS encoding sigma-54 interaction domain-containing protein yields the protein MKISKIISLKEHNEERLDNIPVLPVDISIDKIDVSKINSEIIYFKDKEKIVGYIEKELICYLQEKNSNNMFLNIVEDIEEAVIIIDEFGRIFYANKNYPKILGVPLNKVIGKYIQNIESNASIIEVLKTKKPIIKSNHLIKSIEKYVNVRIYPFFVNNTFAGAYSIFTDVTELNYLNQEVIRISNVASQYNEKLIAQEKLKELKIVGKNKNFLNLITKSLSVAKTDASVLILGENGSGKDILAKFIHKNSKRADEPFIILNCAAIPENLIESEMFGYYAGAFTGAKKTGQVGKFQMADKGTIFLDEVGDMSLSMQAKLLRTLETGEIEKIGGGQNIKVDVRVIAATNQKLESKIEDGSFRQDLFYRLSVVTLELPPLRKRGVDITLFINYFLQKYNLKYNKNLMVSKEAYDILLEYNWPGNIRELKNCIEHCVILANGNSIEIENLPKRLQNIKNKTISTTLQEHVQEKEKEIIENTLRVCNYNINAAKTMLNISERTIYRKIKAYNIILPKVTK from the coding sequence ATGAAAATATCAAAAATTATAAGCTTAAAAGAACATAATGAAGAAAGATTGGATAATATACCTGTACTTCCTGTAGATATATCAATAGATAAAATAGATGTTTCTAAAATAAATTCTGAAATAATTTATTTTAAAGACAAAGAGAAAATTGTAGGTTATATAGAAAAGGAATTAATATGCTATTTACAGGAAAAAAATTCAAATAATATGTTTTTGAACATTGTAGAAGATATAGAGGAAGCAGTAATAATAATAGATGAATTTGGTAGAATATTTTATGCCAATAAAAATTATCCCAAAATTCTTGGAGTTCCTTTAAATAAAGTAATCGGTAAATATATACAAAATATAGAAAGCAATGCATCTATTATAGAAGTTTTAAAAACTAAAAAGCCTATAATTAAGAGCAATCATCTTATTAAAAGTATTGAAAAATATGTTAATGTAAGAATATACCCATTTTTTGTAAACAATACATTTGCAGGAGCATATTCAATTTTTACTGATGTTACTGAGCTGAATTATTTAAATCAGGAAGTAATAAGAATATCAAATGTTGCATCACAATATAATGAAAAACTGATTGCACAAGAAAAATTAAAAGAGTTAAAGATAGTGGGGAAAAATAAAAATTTTTTGAATCTAATAACCAAATCGCTTTCTGTAGCCAAAACGGACGCTTCAGTTTTAATTTTGGGAGAAAACGGATCAGGAAAAGATATACTTGCAAAATTTATACATAAAAATTCAAAAAGAGCAGATGAGCCTTTTATTATATTGAATTGTGCGGCAATTCCTGAAAATCTTATTGAAAGTGAAATGTTTGGGTATTATGCAGGTGCATTTACCGGAGCTAAGAAAACAGGTCAGGTAGGTAAATTTCAAATGGCCGATAAAGGAACTATATTTTTAGATGAAGTAGGAGATATGTCTTTATCTATGCAAGCTAAGCTGCTTAGAACTTTGGAAACTGGAGAAATTGAAAAAATAGGTGGAGGTCAGAATATAAAAGTAGATGTTAGAGTTATTGCAGCAACAAATCAGAAACTTGAAAGCAAAATTGAAGACGGTAGTTTTAGACAAGATTTATTTTACAGATTATCTGTTGTAACGTTAGAATTACCTCCACTTCGTAAGCGTGGAGTTGATATAACTCTATTTATAAATTATTTTTTACAGAAATATAATTTAAAGTATAATAAAAATCTTATGGTATCTAAAGAAGCATATGATATATTATTAGAATATAATTGGCCTGGAAATATAAGAGAGTTGAAAAATTGCATTGAACATTGTGTTATTTTAGCGAATGGTAACTCAATAGAAATAGAAAATCTTCCAAAAAGATTGCAAAATATAAAAAATAAAACTATATCAACGACTTTACAGGAACATGTACAAGAAAAAGAAAAAGAAATAATTGAAAATACACTTAGAGTTTGCAATTATAATATAAATGCAGCAAAAACCATGCTAAATATAAGTGAAAGAACTATATATAGGAAAATTAAAGCTTATAACATAATATTGCCAAAAGTGACAAAATAG
- the moaC gene encoding cyclic pyranopterin monophosphate synthase MoaC, translating into MDFTHIDKNGNAIMVDISDKDITDRVAVASGYIKLNEEIISSIKNISNKKGDVLSVARIAGIMAVKNTSSAIPLCHTLLINKCTVDFEIDEQNYTVKSTCTVSCTGKTGVEMEALHGVSIALLTIYDMCKAIDKSMVIYDIHLDEKSGGKSGDYNAR; encoded by the coding sequence ATGGATTTTACTCATATAGACAAAAATGGCAATGCCATAATGGTTGATATATCAGATAAAGATATAACTGACAGAGTTGCAGTTGCAAGTGGATATATAAAATTAAATGAAGAAATAATTTCTTCAATAAAAAATATAAGCAATAAAAAAGGTGATGTTTTAAGTGTAGCAAGGATAGCAGGTATAATGGCTGTAAAAAATACATCAAGTGCAATTCCTCTATGTCATACCTTGCTTATCAATAAATGCACAGTTGATTTTGAAATAGATGAACAAAATTATACAGTAAAGTCAACTTGCACAGTGTCTTGCACAGGCAAAACAGGTGTAGAAATGGAGGCTTTGCATGGGGTAAGCATAGCACTGCTTACAATATATGATATGTGCAAAGCAATAGACAAATCGATGGTAATATACGACATTCACCTTGACGAAAAAAGTGGCGGAAAAAG